One segment of Paraburkholderia bonniea DNA contains the following:
- a CDS encoding symmetrical bis(5'-nucleosyl)-tetraphosphatase yields the protein MTAPPHLTPAPLAFGDLQGCHTPFQQLLAKAAPSAETPLWFAGDIVNRGPESLATLRALRSFGERAVVVLGNHDLHLLSVSAGIRSLKKGDTISDILAAPDAAELLHWVRHRPIAHYANNLLLVHAGVLPQWDVALTLELAEELQRALRAPDWKETLAGLYGNTPNQWSDKLKGIERMRLTCSALTRMRFCNADGVMDFTTSGGLDSAPPGYFPWFDVPGRKTASTTVVFGHWAGLGLTLRDNLIGLDSGCVWGNQLSAVRLARVPAERQLTQVDCPGCRAHSA from the coding sequence ATGACTGCTCCCCCGCACCTCACCCCTGCCCCACTCGCCTTCGGTGACCTGCAAGGCTGCCACACCCCGTTCCAGCAACTCCTCGCCAAAGCCGCGCCATCTGCCGAGACGCCCCTCTGGTTCGCAGGCGATATCGTCAATCGCGGGCCGGAGTCACTCGCTACGTTGCGCGCTCTGCGCTCTTTCGGTGAGCGCGCGGTGGTGGTTCTTGGCAATCACGACTTGCATTTGCTGTCAGTTTCAGCAGGCATCCGAAGCCTGAAAAAGGGCGACACGATCAGCGACATTCTGGCCGCGCCCGATGCCGCCGAGCTGTTGCACTGGGTCCGGCACCGGCCCATCGCGCATTACGCCAACAACTTGTTACTGGTGCATGCAGGCGTGCTGCCGCAATGGGATGTGGCACTCACGCTGGAGCTCGCCGAAGAACTGCAACGCGCATTGCGTGCGCCAGACTGGAAAGAGACGCTGGCAGGCCTGTACGGCAACACGCCCAATCAGTGGAGCGACAAGCTAAAAGGCATCGAGCGCATGCGGCTGACATGCAGCGCGCTGACACGGATGCGTTTTTGCAATGCAGATGGCGTGATGGATTTCACCACGAGCGGCGGGCTTGACTCCGCCCCCCCGGGCTATTTCCCGTGGTTCGACGTGCCTGGGCGGAAAACCGCCAGCACCACCGTCGTATTTGGCCACTGGGCCGGACTCGGGCTGACCCTGCGTGACAATCTGATCGGGCTTGATTCAGGCTGTGTGTGGGGCAATCAGTTGTCAGCGGTGCGGCTGGCGCGTGTCCCCGCAGAACGGCAACTGACTCAGGTTGACTGTCCAGGCTGCCGTGCACACAGCGCCTAA
- a CDS encoding lysophospholipid acyltransferase family protein: MKPRWRKVRLVLHLLRGMWLVATRFPQASDAQRQAINQAWSLGVLRLCGMRLVVHHDAARLDHGVLMVSNHVSWLDICVINAWRPTPFVSKAEVRAWPIVGWLAQQAGTVFIQREKRRDAQRIMHDLAARLTAGERMCLFPEGTTSSGHALLPFHANLLQAAVSASCPVQPVCLMYEDANGRQSTAPAYIGEMSLSTSLDAVLREGPLTVHLHIGEPLEAGVDRRQLAARAQAAVGAALGSLQARAGEGAQDDAGQSASPNDAVPPALPHDLLA, encoded by the coding sequence ATGAAGCCCAGATGGCGCAAGGTGCGGCTCGTGCTCCATTTGCTGCGCGGTATGTGGCTGGTCGCAACGCGTTTTCCGCAGGCCTCCGATGCGCAGCGGCAAGCGATCAACCAGGCGTGGTCGCTGGGGGTGTTACGGCTGTGCGGCATGCGTCTGGTGGTGCATCACGATGCCGCCCGGCTCGATCATGGCGTGCTGATGGTGAGCAATCACGTGTCATGGCTCGATATCTGCGTGATTAATGCGTGGCGGCCGACACCGTTTGTCTCGAAGGCGGAGGTTCGCGCCTGGCCGATTGTTGGCTGGCTGGCACAGCAGGCGGGCACGGTGTTCATCCAGCGTGAAAAACGCCGCGACGCGCAACGCATCATGCACGACCTGGCCGCCCGGCTGACGGCGGGCGAGCGGATGTGCCTGTTTCCAGAAGGAACCACGTCGTCGGGCCACGCGCTGCTGCCGTTTCATGCGAATTTGCTGCAGGCGGCTGTTTCGGCATCTTGCCCGGTGCAGCCGGTCTGCCTGATGTATGAAGACGCCAATGGCAGGCAATCCACCGCGCCCGCTTATATCGGTGAGATGTCGCTCTCGACTTCGCTTGATGCGGTGCTGCGCGAGGGGCCGTTGACTGTGCATCTGCATATCGGTGAACCGCTTGAGGCGGGTGTCGACCGGCGTCAGCTTGCGGCGCGCGCCCAGGCGGCAGTCGGTGCTGCGCTCGGCAGTTTGCAGGCGCGTGCGGGGGAGGGGGCGCAGGATGACGCGGGGCAGTCGGCTAGCCCGAATGATGCTGTGCCGCCGGCGCTGCCACATGACTTGCTCGCCTAA
- a CDS encoding dihydroorotase: MKIHIQGGTLIDPVAGTEQQQDVFIAAGKIVALGAAPAGFLAARIIDARGLSIAPGLVDLSARLREPGYEHKATLESEMAAALAGGVTSLVCPPDTDPVLDEPGLVEMLKFRARNLNQAHVYPLGALTVGLKGQTITEMVELTEAGCMGFSQADVPVLDTQVLMRALQYASTYGYTVWLRPQDAYLARGGVAASGALASRLGLSGVPVSAETIALNTIFELVRVTGARVHLSHVSSAAGVVLMRAAKAEGLPVSCDVTVNHIHLIDVDIGYFDAQFRLDPPLRGQRDREAIRAGLADGTIDAICSDHTPVDDDEKLLPFDEATPGATGLELLLSLTVKWADEAGVPLAQALKRVSAAAADVLKLPAGRIACGAVADLCLFKRDAHWRVEPRALRSQGRNTPFLGYELPARVSMTIVSGHVAFEQRLEAPLEQH, encoded by the coding sequence ATGAAGATTCATATCCAGGGCGGCACGCTGATCGACCCGGTAGCCGGTACCGAGCAGCAGCAAGACGTGTTCATTGCCGCAGGCAAAATCGTCGCGCTTGGCGCTGCGCCAGCGGGTTTTCTCGCGGCCAGAATCATCGACGCTCGAGGCCTGTCGATTGCGCCAGGCCTTGTTGACCTGTCCGCGCGTCTGCGCGAGCCGGGCTACGAGCACAAGGCCACGCTGGAATCCGAAATGGCGGCGGCACTCGCCGGTGGCGTGACCAGCCTCGTGTGTCCGCCCGATACCGATCCGGTACTCGATGAACCGGGGCTGGTGGAAATGCTGAAGTTTCGCGCGCGCAACCTGAACCAGGCGCATGTCTATCCGCTGGGCGCGCTGACGGTGGGCCTCAAAGGGCAAACCATCACTGAGATGGTTGAGTTGACCGAAGCGGGCTGCATGGGTTTTTCCCAGGCGGATGTGCCGGTGCTGGATACCCAGGTGCTGATGCGCGCGTTGCAATACGCGAGCACGTATGGCTACACCGTCTGGCTGCGCCCGCAAGACGCGTATCTGGCGCGCGGCGGGGTGGCCGCGAGCGGTGCGCTGGCGTCACGGCTGGGTTTGTCTGGCGTGCCGGTTTCAGCGGAAACCATCGCGCTGAACACAATCTTCGAGCTGGTGCGCGTCACGGGTGCGCGGGTGCATCTGTCGCATGTGTCATCGGCAGCGGGCGTGGTGCTGATGCGCGCAGCCAAAGCTGAAGGCCTGCCGGTGAGTTGCGATGTGACGGTGAATCACATTCATCTGATCGACGTGGATATTGGCTACTTCGATGCGCAGTTCCGGCTTGATCCGCCGTTGCGCGGCCAGCGCGACCGTGAAGCGATTCGTGCTGGGCTGGCCGACGGCACGATTGATGCGATTTGCTCCGATCACACGCCGGTTGACGATGATGAAAAATTGCTGCCCTTTGACGAAGCGACGCCCGGCGCGACCGGGCTGGAGTTGCTGCTGTCGCTCACGGTGAAATGGGCCGACGAGGCAGGCGTGCCGCTGGCGCAGGCCCTGAAGCGCGTGAGCGCCGCCGCCGCCGATGTGCTGAAACTACCTGCTGGGCGGATTGCCTGCGGTGCGGTGGCTGACCTGTGCCTCTTTAAGCGCGATGCGCACTGGCGGGTTGAACCGCGTGCGCTGAGAAGCCAGGGGCGCAATACCCCGTTTCTCGGTTACGAATTGCCAGCGCGGGTGAGCATGACGATTGTTTCGGGGCATGTCGCGTTTGAGCAGCGGCTTGAAGCGCCGCTTGAACAACATTAA
- a CDS encoding aspartate carbamoyltransferase catalytic subunit: protein MNTVTPGPSGSAAPVERFRYGFLKGHPQLTKNGELKHLLSIEGLPHAIVKHILDTAEQFVSVTDREVKKVPLLRGKSVFNLFFENSTRTRTTFEIAAKRLSADVINLNINASSASKGESLLDTINNLSAMHADLFVVRHASSGAPYLIAEHCAPHVHVINAGDGRHAHPTQGLLDMYTIRHYKRDFTQLRVAIVGDILHSRVARSDIHALTTLGVPEVRAIGPRTLLPGGIEQMGVRVFHNLDEGLKDVDVIIMLRLQNERMSGALLPSAQEYFKTWGLTPERLALAKPDAIVMHPGPMNRGVEIDSQVADGPQSVILNQVTFGIAVRMAVMGIAASAND, encoded by the coding sequence ATGAACACCGTTACCCCGGGCCCATCGGGCAGCGCCGCACCAGTAGAGCGTTTTCGCTACGGCTTTCTGAAGGGGCATCCGCAGCTCACCAAAAATGGCGAGTTGAAACACCTGCTGTCGATCGAAGGCTTACCGCACGCGATCGTCAAACATATCCTCGATACCGCTGAACAATTCGTCAGCGTCACCGACCGCGAAGTGAAAAAAGTCCCGCTGTTGCGCGGCAAATCAGTTTTCAACCTCTTTTTTGAAAACTCGACGCGCACCCGCACCACGTTCGAGATCGCCGCGAAGCGGCTCTCAGCCGACGTCATCAATCTGAATATCAATGCGTCGTCCGCCAGCAAGGGTGAGTCGCTGCTCGATACGATCAACAATCTTTCCGCGATGCACGCCGATCTGTTCGTGGTGCGGCACGCATCGAGTGGCGCGCCTTATCTGATTGCCGAACACTGCGCACCGCATGTGCATGTCATCAATGCGGGCGACGGCCGTCATGCGCACCCCACCCAGGGGCTGCTCGACATGTACACCATCCGCCACTACAAGCGCGATTTCACCCAACTGCGGGTGGCGATTGTGGGCGACATCCTGCATTCGCGTGTGGCGCGCTCGGATATCCACGCGCTCACCACACTCGGCGTGCCGGAAGTGCGGGCGATTGGGCCACGCACCTTGCTGCCAGGCGGTATCGAGCAAATGGGGGTGCGGGTGTTTCATAACCTCGATGAGGGGCTCAAGGACGTCGACGTGATCATCATGCTGCGCTTGCAGAACGAACGGATGAGCGGTGCGTTGCTGCCCTCGGCGCAGGAGTATTTCAAAACCTGGGGCCTGACGCCTGAGCGCCTCGCGCTGGCCAAGCCCGATGCCATCGTGATGCATCCTGGGCCAATGAACCGGGGCGTCGAAATTGATTCGCAGGTGGCCGATGGCCCGCAGTCCGTGATCCTGAATCAGGTGACGTTCGGCATCGCTGTGCGCATGGCTGTGATGGGTATTGCCGCCAGCGCCAATGATTAA
- the pyrR gene encoding bifunctional pyr operon transcriptional regulator/uracil phosphoribosyltransferase PyrR, with protein sequence MNSIDAEALYRVLLEQIRTALNQTPGDVALVGIYSGGAWLAERLAHDLQRPAFGVINVALHRDDYAKKGLHAQASPTSLPFEIENRHIILVDDVLSTGRTVRAALNELYDYGRPASVELAVLVDRGGRELPVAARFAGGVVDLPAGTTLVLARGDDQCFSFHTEVIEA encoded by the coding sequence ATGAATTCCATTGACGCCGAAGCGCTGTATCGCGTGCTGCTCGAACAGATTCGCACCGCGCTGAACCAGACGCCTGGCGACGTTGCCCTGGTAGGTATCTATAGCGGTGGTGCATGGCTGGCCGAGCGGCTGGCGCACGACTTGCAGCGTCCTGCGTTTGGCGTCATCAACGTCGCGTTGCACCGCGACGATTACGCGAAAAAAGGCCTGCACGCGCAGGCAAGCCCCACGTCGTTGCCATTCGAGATTGAAAATCGCCACATCATCCTGGTGGACGATGTGCTGTCGACTGGCCGCACTGTCCGCGCGGCGCTCAACGAACTCTACGATTACGGCCGGCCGGCTTCGGTCGAACTGGCTGTGCTGGTTGACCGTGGTGGACGGGAATTGCCGGTTGCGGCGCGCTTTGCGGGCGGAGTGGTGGATTTGCCGGCTGGCACGACGCTCGTGCTGGCTCGCGGCGACGACCAGTGTTTTTCGTTTCACACCGAAGTCATCGAAGCCTGA
- the ruvX gene encoding Holliday junction resolvase RuvX, giving the protein MIQAGRREATLLAFDYGEKRIGVAVGNSLTRSARPLVVVQNRGRDYRFEAVGKLIDEWKPDALVVGLPLHPDGAPHAMTQLAKRFGNQLNGRFNLPVTWIDERYSSVEAKAEIRAGMGRADMLDAQAASIILQQYLDGLSDDHEFH; this is encoded by the coding sequence ATGATCCAGGCGGGCCGGCGTGAGGCGACGCTGCTGGCGTTCGACTATGGCGAAAAGCGTATCGGTGTGGCGGTCGGTAACTCGCTGACCAGAAGTGCGCGCCCGCTGGTGGTGGTGCAAAACCGGGGCCGTGACTATCGCTTCGAAGCGGTTGGCAAACTGATCGACGAATGGAAGCCCGATGCACTAGTGGTTGGTTTGCCATTGCATCCCGATGGCGCGCCGCATGCCATGACACAACTAGCCAAACGATTTGGCAATCAGCTCAATGGCCGCTTTAACTTGCCCGTGACATGGATCGACGAACGCTATTCGTCGGTCGAGGCGAAAGCGGAAATCCGCGCTGGCATGGGCCGCGCCGACATGCTCGATGCGCAGGCCGCCAGCATCATTCTTCAGCAATATCTAGACGGACTTTCCGACGATCATGAATTCCATTGA